The genomic DNA CGGGCGGCCGGGGATGAGGTCGCCGGAGTTGGCGAAGTCCTTGATCCGCTTGTTGGAGTCGCGGAGGAACCACACGACGCCGATGAGCAGGAGCACGGCCACCACCGCGACCACGGCGACGACCACGATGCCGAAGGTCATGCGCCCCTCCTGGAGATCCGCGTGCGGCGCTGTTCGATGATGAGGCAGCGGTCCTCGACGTAGAGCAGCCCGGCGGATTCGGCGATCTCGCGCGCCTCCGCGGAACGGATGCCCAGCTGCAGCCAGAGCGCCGTCGCCCCGGCCGCGACGGCCTGCCGCGCGATCTCGGGCGTCTGCTCCGAGGGCCGGAAGACGTCGACCAGGCCGACCTGTTCCGGCACATCGGCCAGGGTGCGATACACCCGCTCGCCGAGGATCTCGTCGGCGTGCGGGTTGACCGGGATGATCCGCCAGCCGCGGTTCTGCATGTACGCGGGCACGTCGTGCGCGGCCTTCGCCGGGTCGGCGCTGGCCCCGACCACCGTGATGGTGTCGTAGTCGCGCAGGATCTTCTCGATCGTCTGGTCCGTCGCGCTCATGACCTCAGTGTAGGACGGCCGCAACGACGTCGGGCCGTCCACGTGCGTTCGCAGCACGTGGACGGCCCGAGGTGCCGTTGGGGAATCAGCCCTCGATGATGGCGGTGATGCCCTGCCCGCCGGCGGCGCAGATCGAGATCAGCGCGCGACCGCCGCCGTTCTCCTTGATCTGCTTCGCGGTCGAGGCCACGATGCGGCCGCCGGTCGCGGCGAACGGATGCCCGGCCGCCAGCGACGAGCCGTTGACGTTGAGCTTGCTCCGGTCGATCGACCCGAGCGGCTTGTCCAGGCCCAGCCGGTCCTTGCAGTACTCCGGCGACTCCCACGCCTGCAGGGTGGCGAGGACGACGGAGGCGAAGGCCTCGTGGATCTCGTAGAAGTCGAAGTCCTGCAGCGTGAGCCCGTTGCGCGCCAGCAGCTTCGGCACGGCGTAGGTCGGCGCCATGAGCAGGCCGTCCTTGCCGCCCACGTAGTCCACCGCCGCGTACTCGACGTCCTTGAGGTAGGCGAGCACGGGCAGGCCGCGCTCGGCCGCCCACTCGTCCGAGGACAGCAGCACCGTCGACGCGCCGTCGGTGAGGGGCGTCGAGTTGCCGGCCGTCATGGTCGCATCGCCCAGCGAGACGCCGAAGACGGGCTTGAGCGTGGCGAGCTTCTCGACCGAGCTGTTCGGGCGCAGGTTGTCGTCGCGGGTCAGGCCCAGGTACGGGGTGATCAGGTCCTCGAAGAAGCCGCGGTCGTAGGCCGCCGCCATGTTCGTGTGGCTGAG from Tsukamurella paurometabola includes the following:
- a CDS encoding CoA-binding protein, whose translation is MSATDQTIEKILRDYDTITVVGASADPAKAAHDVPAYMQNRGWRIIPVNPHADEILGERVYRTLADVPEQVGLVDVFRPSEQTPEIARQAVAAGATALWLQLGIRSAEAREIAESAGLLYVEDRCLIIEQRRTRISRRGA
- a CDS encoding acetyl-CoA C-acetyltransferase — translated: MANIETRPVAILGGNRIPFARSDRAYAKASNQDMFTAALNGLVSRFNLQGEQLGAVVGGAVLKHSRDFNLIRESVLGSPLSPYTPAFDVQQACATGLQAINAAAQGIQLGRYEAAVGGGVDTTSDAPIGVSEGMRKVMLELNRASSTVDRLKLVGKLPANLGIDIPRNGEPRTGMSMGEHAAITAKEMGVSRAEQDELAYLSHTNMAAAYDRGFFEDLITPYLGLTRDDNLRPNSSVEKLATLKPVFGVSLGDATMTAGNSTPLTDGASTVLLSSDEWAAERGLPVLAYLKDVEYAAVDYVGGKDGLLMAPTYAVPKLLARNGLTLQDFDFYEIHEAFASVVLATLQAWESPEYCKDRLGLDKPLGSIDRSKLNVNGSSLAAGHPFAATGGRIVASTAKQIKENGGGRALISICAAGGQGITAIIEG